The nucleotide window CGAAGAGTATGCCGCTTTCCTTTTGCACGGCCAGCCTCCCCGTCCTGATTTTGGCGATAACTTCCCGGCCAAACTGGTGAGCACCAATCTCGACTGGCATCACCTTGTAGTGCAAAAAGCCACGCGCGATGAGGTGGCGTGGGCCATGCAGTGGATAAGCCACGGCCGCCGGTTTACCGAGCGTGCAGGCGGTAAAGTGAGCAAAAGTTTTCCCATTCTCTTCTCCGGCCCTCCCGGCACCGGCAAATCGCTCACGGCAAAACTCATCGGCAAACAATTCGGCAAACTCGTGTTCCGCATCGACCTCTCCATGATGGTGAGCAAATACATTGGCGAAACCGAAAAGAATCTTGCACGCCTGTTTGACCGCGCACAGGGAAAAGACTGGATTCTGTTTTTCGATGAGGCCGATTCGTTGTTCAGCAAACGCACACAGGTAAGCGACTCGCACGATAAATGGGCCAACCTCGAAACAAGTTACCTCCTGCAACGCATTGAAGAGTACGACGGACTCTGCATCCTCGCCACCAACCTGCGCGAAAACATAGATGCCGCCATGCTCCGTCGTTTCCAGTACACCATTCATTTCCCCCGCCCCACCGAAGAACTCCGCGAGCAACTCTGGAAAACGCTGCTGCCCGATGGCTACCAGTTTGATGAGCTCGACTTCCGCAAACTCCGCGTGCAGGATTTAACCGGTGCCAACATTGCCAACGTGCTCAACCACGCCTGCCTTGCCGCCGAAGCCGACGGACGAACCGTATTGAAGAACGCCGAAATCGTACAGTTTATGGCGCTTGAACTCATGAAGGAAAGCCGCACGCTGAAATCAACCGAGCATATTAAATAGTCATTTCTGCTTTACCATATAACTGTTTACCCCATGCGCCGTTACCTTTTTGCCCACGAAGAAGACGATTTACACAACCCCGGTTTGCGCCGCAAAGATGCAGACGACGGATACGAGAAACAGGCCCGAACCACGCGCTGGTGGCTGAGTGTGCTTGAATGGCCTGTAATACAGTTGAGAATGAAAAACGGCTATCGGATTGAGTTTCCGTTGTATCAGCAAATAATGCAGTGGGGCACCGAAGAGCAGAAACGGGAGGTGCGGGCGTATGTGAAAACCCAGCCGGGAGGCGGGTTTGGGGCTGATAGTGTGGTGGAAGATACATGGCAGGAAACAGTAAGCAAGACCGCAACAAAGCTATCGGGAGAGGTCACAAGTTCACTTACAGACCAAGATAAACCGATAACGATAAAAGCACCGCCTTCAAGTACCGATATCGTTGAAGAACCTGCAA belongs to Bacteroidota bacterium and includes:
- a CDS encoding ATP-binding protein, producing MYVQEHFSNSPFLYEAEGRLNEEGLIHNAAVVNSELRWLNDIIRLRFSVTNGNYEFNGDDIDLPAPPEVKDARGPYSALIQYYNLNAAERLLLIFTLAPRLDRRVLILLHNALITGDREVMLCTAGFMKQETSHFVGTFGTVIHLWSGHNSAKKLQTERLLLHDSPLLRQQIIEPQEYTEKSATLIPADRIPRLAEEYAAFLLHGQPPRPDFGDNFPAKLVSTNLDWHHLVVQKATRDEVAWAMQWISHGRRFTERAGGKVSKSFPILFSGPPGTGKSLTAKLIGKQFGKLVFRIDLSMMVSKYIGETEKNLARLFDRAQGKDWILFFDEADSLFSKRTQVSDSHDKWANLETSYLLQRIEEYDGLCILATNLRENIDAAMLRRFQYTIHFPRPTEELREQLWKTLLPDGYQFDELDFRKLRVQDLTGANIANVLNHACLAAEADGRTVLKNAEIVQFMALELMKESRTLKSTEHIK